A genomic segment from Ptychodera flava strain L36383 chromosome 19, AS_Pfla_20210202, whole genome shotgun sequence encodes:
- the LOC139118506 gene encoding endoglucanase E-4-like isoform X1 produces the protein MRRHLYSSTATVFDSRTLIMADSLKQSVVFSTIQRHTEMKRDGVRQVNTTYNYSEVLEKSILFYEAQRSGMLPADNRIPYRGSSAVDDVGNSGEDLSGGYYDAGDHVKFGFPMAFTTTALAWGLIEFKDAYEAAGQLSYMYKTIKWATDYFLKAHVSQTGFYSQVGSGDIDHKYWGRPEDMAMPRPAYIVDGVSLNGSDVVGETAAALAAASIAFNGVTEYEGYSTTLLDAAKELFDFAYNYQGNYDAGGYYLSTKYGDELCWAAAWLYRATNNASYLTTAETLYVKHSKSMGWAFSWGNKNPGAQLLLYQLTGSTAYKNKVTDFVTRWLPGQSLPYTPLGLVYRNSLGPLRYAAGTAMIALIAAEEGINTESYIEWAKSQIHYMLGDTGRSYVVGFGNNPPERPHHRASSCNSTLSGSQALESPNPNRMSSSELSSEVPRWTIVTPTTDKIIYLTE, from the exons CATACCGAAATGAAGCGAGATGGTG TTCGCCAAGTCAATACAACGTACAACTACTCAGAGGTGCTGGAAAAGTCGATACTGTTTTACGAAGCACAGAGGTCTGGAATGTTGCCTGCCGACAACCGTATACCGTACCGAGGTAGTTCCGCTGTTGACGACGTTGGTAATAGTGGCGAAGATTTATCAGGCGGATACTACGATG CTGGTGATCACGTGAAGTTTGGATTTCCAATGGCCTTCACTACAACGGCTCTCGCATGGGGTCTGATAGAATTCAAAGATGCATATGAAGCCGCTGGACAATTGAGCTACATGTATAAAACCATTAAATGGGCAACTGATTATTTTCTCAAGGCCCACGTCTCACAGACAGGGTTTTATTCACAG GTTGGATCAGGGGACATTGACCATAAATACTGGGGAAGACCAGAAGACATGGCAATGCCACGTCCTGCATACATTGTCGATGGTGTTTCTCTGAACGGTTCTGACGTTGTCGGCGAAACAGCTGCTGCCTTGGCCGCCGCCTCCATCGCATTTAATGGAGTTACAGAGT ACGAAGGCTATTCAACAACCCTTTTGGACGCCGCAAAGGAACTATTTGATTTCGCTTACAACTATCAAGGAAATTATGACGCGGGTGGGTACTACCT CTCAACTAAGTATGGTGATGAGTTGTGTTGGGCCGCTGCCTGGCTTTACAGAGCAACTAATAACGCGTCATACCTGACAACAGCTGAAACCCTGTATGTTAAGCACAGCAAGTCAATGGGCTGGGCTTTCTCGTGGGGAAATAAGAACCCAGGTGCACAG TTGCTTCTGTATCAGCTGACTGGTTCAACCGCCTACAAAAACAAGGTGACCGACTTTGTGACACGTTGGCTGCCAGGTCAGAGCCTTCCATACACCCCGCTTGGTCTGGTCTATCGTAATTCCTTGGGACCTCTCCGTTACGCTG CTGGAACTGCCATGATTGCTCTCATCGCTGCTGAAGAGGGTATCAACACCGAAAGTTACATTGAATGGGCCAAAAGTCAAATCCACTACATGCTTGGAGACACTGGCAGGAGTTACGTCGTAGGTTTTGGAAACAACCCTCCGGAACGACCTCACCACAGAGCAAG TTCATGCAATTCGACATTGAGTGGAAGTCAAGCTTTGGAATCTCCTAACCCCAACCGAATGTCCTCGTCGGAGCTCTCGTCGGAGGTCCCAAGGTGGACGATAGTTACACCGACAACAGACAAGATTATATATCTAACAGAGTAG
- the LOC139118506 gene encoding endoglucanase E-4-like isoform X3, translating into MADSLKQSVVFSTIQRHTEMKRDGVRQVNTTYNYSEVLEKSILFYEAQRSGMLPADNRIPYRGSSAVDDVGNSGEDLSGGYYDAGDHVKFGFPMAFTTTALAWGLIEFKDAYEAAGQLSYMYKTIKWATDYFLKAHVSQTGFYSQVGSGDIDHKYWGRPEDMAMPRPAYIVDGVSLNGSDVVGETAAALAAASIAFNGVTEYEGYSTTLLDAAKELFDFAYNYQGNYDAGGYYLSTKYGDELCWAAAWLYRATNNASYLTTAETLYVKHSKSMGWAFSWGNKNPGAQLLLYQLTGSTAYKNKVTDFVTRWLPGQSLPYTPLGLVYRNSLGPLRYAAGTAMIALIAAEEGINTESYIEWAKSQIHYMLGDTGRSYVVGFGNNPPERPHHRASSCNSTLSGSQALESPNPNRMSSSELSSEVPRWTIVTPTTDKIIYLTE; encoded by the exons CATACCGAAATGAAGCGAGATGGTG TTCGCCAAGTCAATACAACGTACAACTACTCAGAGGTGCTGGAAAAGTCGATACTGTTTTACGAAGCACAGAGGTCTGGAATGTTGCCTGCCGACAACCGTATACCGTACCGAGGTAGTTCCGCTGTTGACGACGTTGGTAATAGTGGCGAAGATTTATCAGGCGGATACTACGATG CTGGTGATCACGTGAAGTTTGGATTTCCAATGGCCTTCACTACAACGGCTCTCGCATGGGGTCTGATAGAATTCAAAGATGCATATGAAGCCGCTGGACAATTGAGCTACATGTATAAAACCATTAAATGGGCAACTGATTATTTTCTCAAGGCCCACGTCTCACAGACAGGGTTTTATTCACAG GTTGGATCAGGGGACATTGACCATAAATACTGGGGAAGACCAGAAGACATGGCAATGCCACGTCCTGCATACATTGTCGATGGTGTTTCTCTGAACGGTTCTGACGTTGTCGGCGAAACAGCTGCTGCCTTGGCCGCCGCCTCCATCGCATTTAATGGAGTTACAGAGT ACGAAGGCTATTCAACAACCCTTTTGGACGCCGCAAAGGAACTATTTGATTTCGCTTACAACTATCAAGGAAATTATGACGCGGGTGGGTACTACCT CTCAACTAAGTATGGTGATGAGTTGTGTTGGGCCGCTGCCTGGCTTTACAGAGCAACTAATAACGCGTCATACCTGACAACAGCTGAAACCCTGTATGTTAAGCACAGCAAGTCAATGGGCTGGGCTTTCTCGTGGGGAAATAAGAACCCAGGTGCACAG TTGCTTCTGTATCAGCTGACTGGTTCAACCGCCTACAAAAACAAGGTGACCGACTTTGTGACACGTTGGCTGCCAGGTCAGAGCCTTCCATACACCCCGCTTGGTCTGGTCTATCGTAATTCCTTGGGACCTCTCCGTTACGCTG CTGGAACTGCCATGATTGCTCTCATCGCTGCTGAAGAGGGTATCAACACCGAAAGTTACATTGAATGGGCCAAAAGTCAAATCCACTACATGCTTGGAGACACTGGCAGGAGTTACGTCGTAGGTTTTGGAAACAACCCTCCGGAACGACCTCACCACAGAGCAAG TTCATGCAATTCGACATTGAGTGGAAGTCAAGCTTTGGAATCTCCTAACCCCAACCGAATGTCCTCGTCGGAGCTCTCGTCGGAGGTCCCAAGGTGGACGATAGTTACACCGACAACAGACAAGATTATATATCTAACAGAGTAG
- the LOC139118506 gene encoding endoglucanase E-4-like isoform X2, whose product MSRLQIVAVFLAVVGLAFAETQHTEMKRDGVRQVNTTYNYSEVLEKSILFYEAQRSGMLPADNRIPYRGSSAVDDVGNSGEDLSGGYYDAGDHVKFGFPMAFTTTALAWGLIEFKDAYEAAGQLSYMYKTIKWATDYFLKAHVSQTGFYSQVGSGDIDHKYWGRPEDMAMPRPAYIVDGVSLNGSDVVGETAAALAAASIAFNGVTEYEGYSTTLLDAAKELFDFAYNYQGNYDAGGYYLSTKYGDELCWAAAWLYRATNNASYLTTAETLYVKHSKSMGWAFSWGNKNPGAQLLLYQLTGSTAYKNKVTDFVTRWLPGQSLPYTPLGLVYRNSLGPLRYAAGTAMIALIAAEEGINTESYIEWAKSQIHYMLGDTGRSYVVGFGNNPPERPHHRASSCNSTLSGSQALESPNPNRMSSSELSSEVPRWTIVTPTTDKIIYLTE is encoded by the exons CATACCGAAATGAAGCGAGATGGTG TTCGCCAAGTCAATACAACGTACAACTACTCAGAGGTGCTGGAAAAGTCGATACTGTTTTACGAAGCACAGAGGTCTGGAATGTTGCCTGCCGACAACCGTATACCGTACCGAGGTAGTTCCGCTGTTGACGACGTTGGTAATAGTGGCGAAGATTTATCAGGCGGATACTACGATG CTGGTGATCACGTGAAGTTTGGATTTCCAATGGCCTTCACTACAACGGCTCTCGCATGGGGTCTGATAGAATTCAAAGATGCATATGAAGCCGCTGGACAATTGAGCTACATGTATAAAACCATTAAATGGGCAACTGATTATTTTCTCAAGGCCCACGTCTCACAGACAGGGTTTTATTCACAG GTTGGATCAGGGGACATTGACCATAAATACTGGGGAAGACCAGAAGACATGGCAATGCCACGTCCTGCATACATTGTCGATGGTGTTTCTCTGAACGGTTCTGACGTTGTCGGCGAAACAGCTGCTGCCTTGGCCGCCGCCTCCATCGCATTTAATGGAGTTACAGAGT ACGAAGGCTATTCAACAACCCTTTTGGACGCCGCAAAGGAACTATTTGATTTCGCTTACAACTATCAAGGAAATTATGACGCGGGTGGGTACTACCT CTCAACTAAGTATGGTGATGAGTTGTGTTGGGCCGCTGCCTGGCTTTACAGAGCAACTAATAACGCGTCATACCTGACAACAGCTGAAACCCTGTATGTTAAGCACAGCAAGTCAATGGGCTGGGCTTTCTCGTGGGGAAATAAGAACCCAGGTGCACAG TTGCTTCTGTATCAGCTGACTGGTTCAACCGCCTACAAAAACAAGGTGACCGACTTTGTGACACGTTGGCTGCCAGGTCAGAGCCTTCCATACACCCCGCTTGGTCTGGTCTATCGTAATTCCTTGGGACCTCTCCGTTACGCTG CTGGAACTGCCATGATTGCTCTCATCGCTGCTGAAGAGGGTATCAACACCGAAAGTTACATTGAATGGGCCAAAAGTCAAATCCACTACATGCTTGGAGACACTGGCAGGAGTTACGTCGTAGGTTTTGGAAACAACCCTCCGGAACGACCTCACCACAGAGCAAG TTCATGCAATTCGACATTGAGTGGAAGTCAAGCTTTGGAATCTCCTAACCCCAACCGAATGTCCTCGTCGGAGCTCTCGTCGGAGGTCCCAAGGTGGACGATAGTTACACCGACAACAGACAAGATTATATATCTAACAGAGTAG
- the LOC139118507 gene encoding putative uncharacterized protein DDB_G0271982 isoform X2: MSTTRETSQHSSNTTQTTEAERLTKSGTTDISYLPSERLSPALKEILRFPNQSIKGRKKRKICDMPNFLTGPVSMKIMEERERKKAREFMEKQERMRKREEKKKQKEEEKLLKKKRREEREKGIQEKRALKAQQRHIRETNRNAKLKNKSKARRRLMQETVDDNTCKLCLQETFPEDQSTWVLCEKNAGGCGAWMHVTCVPVTHDVSSAMSQAEVPFVCHECASMPTAEPCQSFKPWPSPFDEKGAGAVIPCDYTFCITGDPSPVLSSLATCISTMNEKSVMKILLDEQTIYKW, encoded by the exons ATGTCTACAACGAGAGAAACGTCACAGCACAGCTCAAATACAACACAGACAACAGAAGCTGAAAGATTGACAAAGAGTGGTACAACTGATATTTCATATTTGCCATCAGAGAGATTATCACCAGCTCTAAAAGAAATCTTAAGATTTCCAAATCAATCTATAAAgggaagaaagaagagaaagatCTGTGATATGCCCAATTTCTTGACTGGTCCAGTATCCATGAAGATAATGGAAGAACGTGAAAGGAAGAAGGCAAGGGAGTTCATGGAAAAACAAGAAAGAATGAGAAAACGGGAAGAAAAGAAGAAACAAAAAGAGGAAGAGAAACTACTGAAAAAAAAGagaagagaagagagagagaaagggaTTCAAGAAAAGAGAGCACTGAAAGCACAACAGAGGCATATTAGAGAGACTAACCGGAATGCCAAActcaaaaacaaaagtaaagcCAGGCGACGTCTGATGCAGGAGACTGTTGATGACAACACATGCAAACTGTGTCTACAGGAAACTTTTCCAGAAGACCAGTCTACATGGGTTTTATGTGAGAAAAATGCTGGTGGCTGTGGTGCCTGGATGCATGTTACGTGTGTACCAGTTACCCATGATGTATCAAGTGCAATGTCTCAAGCTGAAGTCCCATTTGTTTGCCATGAATGTGCCAG TATGCCAACAGCAGAACCATGCCAGAGTTTCAAACCATGGCCATCCCCCTTTGATGAAAAAGGTGCTGGAGCTGTCATCCCATGTGATTACACATTTTGCATAACTGGAGATCCATCACCAGTTTTATCATCACTGGCAACTTGCATCTCAACAATGAATGAGAAATCAGTCATGAAG ATACTCCTTGATGAACAAACCATCTACAAATGGTAG
- the LOC139118507 gene encoding uncharacterized protein isoform X1 codes for MSTTRETSQHSSNTTQTTEAERLTKSGTTDISYLPSERLSPALKEILRFPNQSIKGRKKRKICDMPNFLTGPVSMKIMEERERKKAREFMEKQERMRKREEKKKQKEEEKLLKKKRREEREKGIQEKRALKAQQRHIRETNRNAKLKNKSKARRRLMQETVDDNTCKLCLQETFPEDQSTWVLCEKNAGGCGAWMHVTCVPVTHDVSSAMSQAEVPFVCHECARYHAFQIKPPVKKILLNVTKEYGNRFDDNAMLVHIPKSIPEEYHHITTNKKKQQQLITIAGLPVGRVPLGMSSTFRHIIDNKNCTKISCMPTAEPCQSFKPWPSPFDEKGAGAVIPCDYTFCITGDPSPVLSSLATCISTMNEKSVMKILLDEQTIYKW; via the exons ATGTCTACAACGAGAGAAACGTCACAGCACAGCTCAAATACAACACAGACAACAGAAGCTGAAAGATTGACAAAGAGTGGTACAACTGATATTTCATATTTGCCATCAGAGAGATTATCACCAGCTCTAAAAGAAATCTTAAGATTTCCAAATCAATCTATAAAgggaagaaagaagagaaagatCTGTGATATGCCCAATTTCTTGACTGGTCCAGTATCCATGAAGATAATGGAAGAACGTGAAAGGAAGAAGGCAAGGGAGTTCATGGAAAAACAAGAAAGAATGAGAAAACGGGAAGAAAAGAAGAAACAAAAAGAGGAAGAGAAACTACTGAAAAAAAAGagaagagaagagagagagaaagggaTTCAAGAAAAGAGAGCACTGAAAGCACAACAGAGGCATATTAGAGAGACTAACCGGAATGCCAAActcaaaaacaaaagtaaagcCAGGCGACGTCTGATGCAGGAGACTGTTGATGACAACACATGCAAACTGTGTCTACAGGAAACTTTTCCAGAAGACCAGTCTACATGGGTTTTATGTGAGAAAAATGCTGGTGGCTGTGGTGCCTGGATGCATGTTACGTGTGTACCAGTTACCCATGATGTATCAAGTGCAATGTCTCAAGCTGAAGTCCCATTTGTTTGCCATGAATGTGCCAG GTACCATGCTTTTCAGATAAAGCCACCagttaaaaaaatattattaaatgtaACAAAGGAATATGGAAACAGATTTGATGATAATGCCATGTTGGTTCACATACCAAAATCTATTCCTGAAGAATATCACCATATTACAACTaacaagaaaaaacaacaacaattaatCACCATTGCTGGGCTACCAGTTGGTCGAGTTCCGTTAGGGATGAGCTCGACATTCCGACATATCATCGACAACAAAAACTGCACAAAAATATCATG TATGCCAACAGCAGAACCATGCCAGAGTTTCAAACCATGGCCATCCCCCTTTGATGAAAAAGGTGCTGGAGCTGTCATCCCATGTGATTACACATTTTGCATAACTGGAGATCCATCACCAGTTTTATCATCACTGGCAACTTGCATCTCAACAATGAATGAGAAATCAGTCATGAAG ATACTCCTTGATGAACAAACCATCTACAAATGGTAG
- the LOC139118507 gene encoding uncharacterized protein isoform X3 has protein sequence MLVAVVPGCMLRVYQLPMMYQVQCLKLKSHLFAMNVPVKMFITHQNCHHHVVVEKSVIKGYHAFQIKPPVKKILLNVTKEYGNRFDDNAMLVHIPKSIPEEYHHITTNKKKQQQLITIAGLPVGRVPLGMSSTFRHIIDNKNCTKISCMPTAEPCQSFKPWPSPFDEKGAGAVIPCDYTFCITGDPSPVLSSLATCISTMNEKSVMKILLDEQTIYKW, from the exons ATGCTGGTGGCTGTGGTGCCTGGATGCATGTTACGTGTGTACCAGTTACCCATGATGTATCAAGTGCAATGTCTCAAGCTGAAGTCCCATTTGTTTGCCATGAATGTGCCAG TTAAGATGTTTATAACACATCAAAACTGCCACCACCATGTAGTTGTGGAGAAATCAGTTATAAAAGG GTACCATGCTTTTCAGATAAAGCCACCagttaaaaaaatattattaaatgtaACAAAGGAATATGGAAACAGATTTGATGATAATGCCATGTTGGTTCACATACCAAAATCTATTCCTGAAGAATATCACCATATTACAACTaacaagaaaaaacaacaacaattaatCACCATTGCTGGGCTACCAGTTGGTCGAGTTCCGTTAGGGATGAGCTCGACATTCCGACATATCATCGACAACAAAAACTGCACAAAAATATCATG TATGCCAACAGCAGAACCATGCCAGAGTTTCAAACCATGGCCATCCCCCTTTGATGAAAAAGGTGCTGGAGCTGTCATCCCATGTGATTACACATTTTGCATAACTGGAGATCCATCACCAGTTTTATCATCACTGGCAACTTGCATCTCAACAATGAATGAGAAATCAGTCATGAAG ATACTCCTTGATGAACAAACCATCTACAAATGGTAG